A genomic stretch from Sulfobacillus thermosulfidooxidans includes:
- a CDS encoding MFS transporter → MRQLLLTLKSMVPAVWTIIVGQFLINLAFYSIYPFLALYLLRNHVSTAVIGSILGARPLANMLGTVVGGWWGNRTPSRWVMSLGFFGAGMGDFIMAATTSSIMAIGGLCAASFFSGVAYPAESKALLENTTPKNRTEIYSALRMVINLAGGVAPLLALAFFLPMPRFSFGMFAGITITYGLSALRWIPSRVGENRVSQSRSGSYRAVLSNQSFMWTLLSLTLSSMAYSLLVMLLPLFMSSMFPVYGHKLLCDNLADQYYHGDFLTTPHHRR, encoded by the coding sequence ATGAGACAGTTGTTGCTGACCCTCAAAAGCATGGTACCTGCCGTATGGACTATCATAGTGGGCCAATTCCTTATTAACCTGGCTTTTTACTCTATATACCCATTTTTGGCGTTGTATCTACTACGCAATCACGTTAGTACTGCAGTAATCGGTAGTATCTTAGGAGCACGACCACTCGCAAATATGTTAGGAACGGTGGTTGGTGGCTGGTGGGGCAATCGTACCCCATCGCGCTGGGTCATGAGCCTGGGATTCTTTGGCGCTGGAATGGGGGACTTCATCATGGCTGCGACGACATCGAGCATTATGGCGATCGGGGGCTTATGTGCCGCCTCCTTTTTCTCTGGAGTAGCCTATCCGGCAGAGAGTAAAGCCCTACTGGAAAACACAACTCCAAAGAACAGAACAGAAATATACAGCGCTTTACGCATGGTAATTAATTTGGCGGGCGGAGTTGCACCTTTGTTGGCTTTAGCGTTCTTTTTGCCGATGCCTCGATTTTCATTTGGAATGTTTGCTGGAATAACCATTACATATGGTTTGAGCGCTTTGCGATGGATACCGTCTCGCGTCGGAGAAAACAGGGTATCACAAAGCAGGTCGGGGTCGTACCGTGCGGTTTTAAGTAACCAGTCGTTCATGTGGACGCTGTTGTCACTGACCCTTAGTAGCATGGCATATTCGCTGCTTGTAATGCTTTTGCCTCTGTTCATGAGCTCCATGTTCCCCGTCTATGGGCATAAACTTTTATGCGATAATCTTGCGGATCAATATTATCATGGTGATTTTCTTACAACTCCCCACCACCGACGATAG
- a CDS encoding AbrB/MazE/SpoVT family DNA-binding domain-containing protein gives MVTLPKAVRQHYGLGPDTPLTLVDWNGVFILSPRIPVVTDLAKQIAVERAAAGLSVQDLLRTWDQERYGADVPQSEDA, from the coding sequence GTGGTGACCTTACCCAAAGCCGTGCGCCAGCACTACGGGCTGGGGCCCGATACGCCGCTCACATTGGTCGATTGGAATGGGGTTTTTATCTTGAGTCCCCGCATTCCGGTCGTCACTGACCTGGCTAAACAAATTGCGGTAGAACGCGCTGCAGCGGGTCTGTCGGTTCAAGACCTGTTAAGGACCTGGGACCAAGAACGCTATGGCGCGGATGTCCCGCAATCCGAGGACGCATGA
- a CDS encoding glycosyl hydrolase family 18 protein produces the protein MQYYQSRRYRKRSKMSTLLGLSLLFTGSFTLLTNPGAKAFSLNHIQYVRLANTKPVFVLSHKTLYHVPNPATFFALGGTWSNVQSLSSLNGDTLGLPMVVPYPSGTLLKTFNAPTVYLVVHGILRPIATAQVFNQMHLNWNAIHAIPQIMSNWPVGSAITRPMSYWPSGAVLRQSGHPQVYEVEDGTLSHIISPNLFHQLGYHWSDVKVVSQLPYPIGAAMTQPLREYPTGTILQLDGHRAVYVDEEGTLRHIPNPTIFHELGYHFSEILHVSNLGGNTMGPPLDSTIIPGDPSSSPSPSQPPSSSPTPPLSAFLSMGYGYYADNEPNGPNNSSYLDLLNHANALSVINPVWYFVQSSSQGGWIVNDWTRSIPTINGEKNVQVVTKAAHNQGVLVMPSVGIYYNPSSGPITTPAEQKQLVQQLVTIVQKNDYDGLTIDFESQGSGNLSVSAASTQYTQFIQQLGAALHAIGKKLMIAVYASPYPHTIYNYAALAPYVNWINIMAYPEHNSSTPPGPTQGFPWLENIVQNALATGVNPGQIILGVAPYGHSWTYTNSGHTPNSYESNRTIKNYIDTHHIVPLWDSTEKAIVFTTGPLAQTPPAPLSYNVNQSSPAVANLQTILNVVLLQYASTHHLPAPPLLWANGYYDSETSRAVAMFQQDFHVENAQSGIYDTQTAQALAQVISQYQIGQTQWWDQTSRSFADLLKLALQDHLAGVASWRLPFETTNYWSTLTSLTSIWKP, from the coding sequence ATGCAGTATTACCAATCGCGGCGATATCGTAAACGCTCTAAGATGTCGACTCTTTTAGGGCTTTCTCTGTTGTTCACAGGGTCGTTCACCTTACTCACCAACCCTGGCGCCAAAGCTTTTTCGCTAAATCACATTCAATATGTACGACTCGCTAATACCAAGCCGGTTTTTGTGTTATCGCATAAGACTTTGTATCACGTCCCTAATCCCGCGACATTTTTTGCGCTAGGGGGTACCTGGTCAAATGTCCAAAGCCTATCCTCATTGAATGGCGACACGTTAGGATTGCCAATGGTGGTGCCTTATCCATCAGGCACACTCCTAAAAACATTTAATGCACCGACAGTCTACCTGGTTGTTCATGGAATACTGCGGCCTATCGCTACGGCTCAGGTTTTCAATCAAATGCATTTAAATTGGAACGCTATTCATGCGATTCCACAGATCATGAGTAATTGGCCTGTCGGCTCTGCGATTACGCGTCCCATGAGCTATTGGCCGTCAGGAGCTGTCCTACGGCAATCGGGGCATCCACAAGTCTACGAAGTAGAAGATGGGACACTCTCCCATATAATTTCTCCGAATCTATTTCACCAATTAGGTTATCATTGGTCTGATGTCAAAGTCGTGTCTCAATTACCCTATCCCATAGGAGCCGCGATGACACAACCCCTTCGCGAATATCCCACGGGGACAATATTACAACTCGATGGACATCGTGCCGTGTATGTCGACGAAGAGGGAACTTTACGCCATATCCCAAATCCCACCATTTTTCATGAATTGGGCTATCATTTTAGCGAAATTCTCCATGTTTCGAACTTGGGCGGAAACACCATGGGCCCGCCTTTGGATTCCACCATCATCCCGGGCGATCCTTCCTCATCGCCGTCACCAAGTCAGCCTCCATCCTCGTCCCCAACCCCGCCTCTCAGTGCATTCTTATCCATGGGATATGGATATTATGCTGACAATGAACCAAATGGACCAAACAACTCATCTTATCTTGATTTGTTAAACCATGCCAATGCCTTATCGGTGATTAACCCCGTATGGTATTTTGTGCAGTCTTCCTCACAGGGAGGATGGATAGTGAACGATTGGACACGTTCTATTCCCACAATAAATGGGGAAAAGAACGTTCAAGTCGTTACGAAAGCTGCCCATAATCAAGGCGTGTTAGTTATGCCTTCGGTAGGAATTTACTATAATCCGTCATCGGGTCCGATTACGACTCCAGCAGAACAAAAACAACTCGTACAGCAACTCGTGACGATTGTCCAAAAAAACGATTATGATGGGCTCACCATCGATTTTGAAAGCCAAGGATCCGGTAATTTGAGCGTGAGTGCCGCGTCAACGCAATATACCCAATTCATTCAACAACTAGGTGCTGCCCTACACGCTATCGGCAAGAAACTAATGATTGCCGTATACGCAAGTCCCTATCCCCACACCATTTATAATTATGCAGCCTTAGCTCCTTATGTGAATTGGATTAATATCATGGCCTATCCAGAACACAACAGTTCCACGCCCCCCGGACCGACTCAGGGCTTTCCTTGGCTTGAAAATATAGTGCAAAACGCATTAGCCACCGGAGTCAATCCCGGGCAAATTATCTTAGGAGTCGCCCCGTATGGTCACTCCTGGACTTATACTAATTCGGGACATACTCCTAACTCCTATGAATCTAATCGGACTATCAAAAACTATATTGATACCCATCATATCGTGCCGTTATGGGATTCAACAGAAAAAGCCATTGTCTTTACCACGGGACCTTTAGCTCAAACGCCTCCGGCCCCCTTATCCTATAATGTTAACCAGTCTTCTCCAGCAGTCGCCAATCTCCAGACCATCTTAAATGTGGTTCTGTTACAATATGCCAGCACGCATCATCTTCCCGCACCGCCTTTGTTGTGGGCCAATGGCTATTATGATTCAGAAACCAGCCGAGCCGTCGCGATGTTTCAACAAGACTTTCACGTCGAAAACGCACAAAGTGGGATATATGATACACAAACGGCACAAGCCCTGGCTCAAGTCATCAGTCAATATCAGATTGGTCAAACCCAATGGTGGGATCAAACCTCCCGATCCTTTGCTGATTTGTTAAAATTAGCCTTACAGGACCATTTGGCTGGAGTCGCTTCCTGGCGGTTGCCGTTTGAAACGACAAATTATTGGAGCACATTAACGTCCCTGACGTCTATTTGGAAGCCATAA
- a CDS encoding PspA/IM30 family protein yields the protein MAGLLERVKTILGSKANRVLDSVEDPTETIEYSYQKMQDALQETRRHILEVATAKKQLEMQVAALQQKANQYALDAKDAVQAGRDDLATQALSLKATTEQQIQELQSHIQQTQAEQDKLTAAQQKLETQIETFRTQKEVMKAQYSAAKAEVQVGETVHGITQHAEDISGALQRAQDKIAHMQAKASALDELESSPDLSALPESNSDSIRQQLNKASQDSAVQEELAKLKQEMQQTAKPLNPSSDNQEEQ from the coding sequence ATGGCAGGATTATTAGAGCGGGTCAAGACCATTCTCGGTTCAAAAGCCAATCGCGTGTTGGATTCCGTTGAGGATCCCACCGAGACGATTGAATATTCTTATCAAAAGATGCAAGACGCCCTACAAGAAACTCGGCGGCACATCCTTGAAGTGGCTACGGCTAAGAAACAACTCGAAATGCAAGTCGCCGCCTTGCAACAAAAAGCCAATCAATATGCATTAGATGCCAAAGATGCGGTCCAAGCCGGGCGTGATGACTTGGCCACGCAAGCCTTATCCCTAAAGGCCACAACCGAACAACAAATTCAGGAACTTCAATCGCACATCCAACAGACCCAAGCAGAACAAGATAAACTCACCGCAGCACAACAAAAGCTAGAAACACAAATCGAAACCTTCCGTACCCAAAAAGAAGTGATGAAAGCTCAATATTCTGCAGCTAAGGCGGAAGTCCAAGTTGGAGAAACTGTTCATGGCATTACCCAGCACGCCGAAGATATCTCCGGTGCTCTGCAAAGAGCCCAGGACAAAATTGCTCATATGCAAGCTAAAGCTTCCGCCCTCGACGAATTAGAATCCTCACCCGACCTAAGCGCCTTACCCGAATCCAATAGTGATAGTATTCGCCAACAACTTAATAAGGCAAGCCAAGACTCGGCAGTACAAGAAGAACTCGCGAAATTAAAACAGGAAATGCAACAAACTGCTAAACCCTTAAACCCTTCTTCTGACAACCAGGAAGAACAATGA